A DNA window from Mangifera indica cultivar Alphonso unplaced genomic scaffold, CATAS_Mindica_2.1 Un_0006, whole genome shotgun sequence contains the following coding sequences:
- the LOC123205454 gene encoding putative hydrolase C777.06c — protein MTRILLTHEHADAVLGLDDIRALQPYSATNDIDLSVKFPYLVWKKLKEGQEIRRVAQVEWKLIQEQCDKPFAASGLKFFPLPVMHGEDYVSSGFLFGEKCEVAYISDVSRFHSTTEYVVHVDCEAHACGSTMDTVMEPLKFFVC, from the exons ATGACAAGG ATTCTTTTGACTCATGAACATGCTGATGCGGTTTTGGGTTTAGATGACATTCGTGCTCTGCAGCCATATAGTGCCACGAATGATATTGACC TCTCGGTGAAATTTCCATATTTGGTTTGGAAGAAACTGAAAGAAGGCCAAGAAATTAGAAGGGTGGCACAAGTTGAATGGAAGTTAATTCAGGAGCAATGCGACAAGCCTTTTGCTGCTTCTGGCCTAAAGTTCTTTCCCCTTCCA GTGATGCACGGAGAAGATTATGTCTCCTCGGGCTTTCTCTTTGGTGAAAAATGTGAAGTTGCATATATATCTGATGTTTCACGCTTTCATTCAACCACGGAGTATG TTGTTCATGTGGATTGTGAGGCTCATGCCTGTGGTAGTACAATGGACACAGTGATGGAGCCACTTAAGTTTTTTGTGTGTTAA